A window from Gossypium raimondii isolate GPD5lz chromosome 7, ASM2569854v1, whole genome shotgun sequence encodes these proteins:
- the LOC105798648 gene encoding EH domain-containing protein 1-like isoform X2, which produces MVFFKIIKEEQISLSFVTSIIDGLKRLYLQKLKPLEVTYHFNDFVSPLLTNSYFDAKPMVMLLGQYSTGKTTFIKHLLKTSYLGAHIGPESTTNIFVVVMVLLAVVYKELRQAWRMPKSKLYRSTKIPRYHLKMRN; this is translated from the exons ATGGTTttcttcaaaatcatcaaagaag AACAAATATCTTTGTCCTTTGTGACTTCAATTATAGATGGGTTAAAGAGATTGTACCTTCAGAAGTTGAAGCCTTTAGAAGTTACAtatcattttaatgattttgtatcCCCATTGTTG ACAAATAGTTATTTTGATGCCAAACCAATGGTTATGCTTTTGGGTCAATATTCCACTGGGAAAACAACCTTCATTAAACATTTGCTTAAGACTAGTTATCTAG GAGCTCACATTGGACCTGAATCAACGACCAAcatatttgttgttgttatg GTGCTATTGGCTGTGGTTTACAAGGAGCTACGTCAGGCATGGAGGATGCCAAAGAGCAAATTGTACAGGAGTACAAAAATTCCACGCTACCATCTCAAGATGAG AAACTGA
- the LOC105798648 gene encoding EH domain-containing protein 1-like isoform X3, translated as MESLDTLIMRKKQSSKSSSLEGNGSSSNQTSPASQWFSSKSSKKTNSYFDAKPMVMLLGQYSTGKTTFIKHLLKTSYLGAHIGPESTTNIFVVVMVLLAVVYKELRQAWRMPKSKLYRSTKIPRYHLKMRLCS; from the exons ATGGAAAGCTTAGATACATTAATCATG AGAAAGAAACAATCTTCAAAGTCAAGTAGCCTTGAAGGCAATG GTAGTTCTTCAAATCAAACATCACCTGCATCTCAATGGTTttcttcaaaatcatcaaagaag ACAAATAGTTATTTTGATGCCAAACCAATGGTTATGCTTTTGGGTCAATATTCCACTGGGAAAACAACCTTCATTAAACATTTGCTTAAGACTAGTTATCTAG GAGCTCACATTGGACCTGAATCAACGACCAAcatatttgttgttgttatg GTGCTATTGGCTGTGGTTTACAAGGAGCTACGTCAGGCATGGAGGATGCCAAAGAGCAAATTGTACAGGAGTACAAAAATTCCACGCTACCATCTCAAGATGAGGTTGTGTTCTTAA
- the LOC105798648 gene encoding EH domain-containing protein 1-like isoform X4: MVFFKIIKEDGLKRLYLQKLKPLEVTYHFNDFVSPLLTNSYFDAKPMVMLLGQYSTGKTTFIKHLLKTSYLGAHIGPESTTNIFVVVMVLLAVVYKELRQAWRMPKSKLYRSTKIPRYHLKMRLCS, encoded by the exons ATGGTTttcttcaaaatcatcaaagaag ATGGGTTAAAGAGATTGTACCTTCAGAAGTTGAAGCCTTTAGAAGTTACAtatcattttaatgattttgtatcCCCATTGTTG ACAAATAGTTATTTTGATGCCAAACCAATGGTTATGCTTTTGGGTCAATATTCCACTGGGAAAACAACCTTCATTAAACATTTGCTTAAGACTAGTTATCTAG GAGCTCACATTGGACCTGAATCAACGACCAAcatatttgttgttgttatg GTGCTATTGGCTGTGGTTTACAAGGAGCTACGTCAGGCATGGAGGATGCCAAAGAGCAAATTGTACAGGAGTACAAAAATTCCACGCTACCATCTCAAGATGAGGTTGTGTTCTTAA
- the LOC105798648 gene encoding EH domain-containing protein 1-like isoform X1, with translation MVFFKIIKEEQISLSFVTSIIDGLKRLYLQKLKPLEVTYHFNDFVSPLLTNSYFDAKPMVMLLGQYSTGKTTFIKHLLKTSYLGAHIGPESTTNIFVVVMVLLAVVYKELRQAWRMPKSKLYRSTKIPRYHLKMRLCS, from the exons ATGGTTttcttcaaaatcatcaaagaag AACAAATATCTTTGTCCTTTGTGACTTCAATTATAGATGGGTTAAAGAGATTGTACCTTCAGAAGTTGAAGCCTTTAGAAGTTACAtatcattttaatgattttgtatcCCCATTGTTG ACAAATAGTTATTTTGATGCCAAACCAATGGTTATGCTTTTGGGTCAATATTCCACTGGGAAAACAACCTTCATTAAACATTTGCTTAAGACTAGTTATCTAG GAGCTCACATTGGACCTGAATCAACGACCAAcatatttgttgttgttatg GTGCTATTGGCTGTGGTTTACAAGGAGCTACGTCAGGCATGGAGGATGCCAAAGAGCAAATTGTACAGGAGTACAAAAATTCCACGCTACCATCTCAAGATGAGGTTGTGTTCTTAA
- the LOC105762997 gene encoding uncharacterized protein LOC105762997: protein MKSRVCFRCGSFDHYLKDFYEKFEKDNIQASRPSNTAASGRPPRNLGNVSGSRGVTKDSAVRSKARAPAKAYAIRAREYVSTLDGSSDTFSLYDTDVTALIDPRSTHSYVCMNLVSSKNLSVESTEFVVKMLLPFNEFDVILGMDWLNLHDAVANCR from the exons ATGAAGAGCAGAGtgtgttttagatgtggttccTTTGACCACTATCTTAAAGATTTCTAtgagaaatttgagaaagaTAATATTCAAGCTTCGAGGCCGAGCAACACAGCTGCGAGTGGTAGGCCACCTCGTAATCTTGGAAATGTGAGTGGTAGCCGTGGTGTAACGAAAGACTCTGCTGTGAGATCTAAGGCACGAGCACCAGCTAAGGCTTATGCTATTCGCGCACGCGAATATGTTTCTACATTAGATGGTAGTTCCGATActttttctctctatgatactgatgtaactgctttgattgatcccaGATCGACCCATTCATATGTTTGCATGAATCTAGTGTCTAGTAAGAATTTAtctgttgagtccactgaattcgtggttaaa ATGTTATTACCATtcaatgaatttgatgtgattctgggtatggattggctaaaTCTACATGATGCTGTTGCAAACTGTAGATGA